One genomic segment of Streptomyces sp. RKND-216 includes these proteins:
- a CDS encoding SsgA family sporulation/cell division regulator, with protein MSVIEHTVQAQLVTRAPEPRPLRVLLRYDPRNAFAVSVTFPAPACLDGVEAVWTFSRDLLATGLGLPAGEGDVRLRPAGPHRTALSLHAAEGIALLEVDTPGVRAFLDAAYDRVPQGAERVGSHELDRDLAELLRGV; from the coding sequence GTGTCCGTCATCGAGCACACCGTGCAGGCCCAACTGGTCACCCGGGCGCCCGAGCCCCGCCCGCTGAGGGTCCTGCTGCGCTACGACCCGCGGAACGCCTTCGCGGTCTCCGTGACCTTCCCCGCCCCGGCCTGCCTGGACGGCGTCGAGGCCGTCTGGACGTTCTCCCGCGACCTGCTGGCCACCGGGCTGGGCCTCCCGGCCGGCGAGGGCGACGTCCGCCTGCGGCCCGCGGGCCCGCACCGCACGGCCCTCAGCCTGCACGCGGCGGAAGGCATCGCCCTGCTCGAAGTGGACACCCCCGGTGTCCGTGCCTTCCTGGACGCCGCCTACGACCGCGTGCCGCAGGGCGCGGAACGCGTCGGGTCGCACGAGCTCGACCGCGACCTCGCCGAACTCCTGCGAGGCGTGTGA
- a CDS encoding energy-coupling factor ABC transporter permease, which translates to MHVPDGFINAPVSVATGVVAVGAVAVSLRGARRELGERTAPLAGLVAAFIFAVQMLNFPVGAGTSGHLLGGALAAILVGPYTGVLCISVVLLMQAVLFADGGLTALGTNITTMGVVGVVVAYGVFRGLVKVLPRRRSSLTASAFVAAVVSVPVAAASFVGVYALGGTADVALGKVLGAMVGVHVLIGIGEAIITALTVGAVLSVRPDLVYGARGLTAPLTLRTGAAPAVPGTPAAAEQSLAARTETTAPAPQPEPAPAAHRPAGKVWLAGLGATLACAGVISFYASAHPDGLEKVAAEFGFEEQATEHDLAESPLADYGVADVENARISGGLAGVVGVGATLAVGSGVFLTVRRRRSGSAAAADTSPADTTPGTGADPDGGPVPSGPAPSQENR; encoded by the coding sequence ATGCATGTCCCCGACGGATTCATCAACGCGCCGGTGTCGGTCGCCACCGGCGTCGTCGCCGTGGGCGCGGTCGCCGTCTCGCTGCGCGGCGCGCGCCGTGAGCTGGGCGAGCGCACGGCACCCCTCGCCGGTCTGGTGGCGGCGTTCATCTTCGCGGTGCAGATGCTGAACTTCCCCGTCGGCGCCGGAACCAGCGGCCATCTGCTGGGCGGTGCGCTGGCGGCGATCCTCGTCGGGCCGTACACGGGTGTGCTGTGCATATCCGTGGTGCTGCTGATGCAGGCGGTGCTCTTCGCGGACGGCGGCCTCACCGCGCTCGGCACCAACATCACCACGATGGGCGTGGTCGGCGTGGTGGTGGCGTACGGCGTCTTCCGCGGCCTGGTGAAGGTGCTGCCGCGCCGCCGTTCGTCGCTCACCGCCTCGGCGTTCGTGGCCGCGGTGGTGTCGGTCCCGGTCGCGGCAGCCTCCTTCGTCGGCGTCTACGCCCTCGGCGGCACCGCGGACGTGGCGCTCGGCAAGGTGCTGGGCGCCATGGTCGGTGTGCACGTCCTGATCGGCATCGGCGAGGCGATCATCACGGCGCTGACGGTGGGCGCGGTGCTGTCCGTGCGCCCCGACCTGGTGTACGGCGCGCGCGGCCTGACCGCGCCGCTCACCCTGCGCACCGGTGCCGCCCCGGCGGTGCCCGGCACTCCGGCCGCCGCCGAGCAGTCCCTCGCCGCCCGCACCGAGACCACCGCCCCGGCCCCGCAGCCCGAGCCCGCCCCCGCCGCGCACCGGCCGGCCGGCAAGGTGTGGCTGGCCGGCCTGGGCGCCACGCTGGCCTGCGCGGGCGTGATCAGCTTCTACGCCTCCGCGCACCCCGACGGCCTGGAGAAGGTCGCCGCCGAGTTCGGCTTCGAGGAGCAGGCCACCGAGCATGACCTCGCGGAGTCCCCGCTGGCCGACTACGGCGTGGCGGACGTAGAGAACGCCCGGATCTCCGGCGGCCTGGCCGGTGTGGTGGGCGTCGGCGCGACCCTCGCCGTGGGCAGCGGCGTCTTCCTCACCGTGCGCCGCCGCCGTTCCGGCTCCGCGGCCGCCGCCGACACAAGCCCCGCCGACACGACACCGGGTACCGGCGCGGACCCGGACGGCGGCCCCGTCCCCTCCGGCCCGGCCCCGTCGCAGGAGAACCGGTGA
- the cbiQ gene encoding cobalt ECF transporter T component CbiQ, whose amino-acid sequence MGAGHAHRLYRHGHTAVHALPPHCKLVAVLCFVLAVVATPREVMWAFGVYAVLLAAVAVAARVPPGHLLKRMLIEVPFVAFAVLMPFVAEGPRTEVLGLSLSESGLWGAWNILAKGTLGVAASVLLAATTELREVLLGLQRLRLPPLMVQIASFMIRYGDVVADEMRRMRIARLSRGFEARGVRHWGVLAKSAGALFIRSYERGERVHLAMLSRGYAGSMPVIDEATATGAQWARSALLPVSALAVCLAGWVLS is encoded by the coding sequence ATGGGAGCAGGGCACGCGCACCGGCTGTACCGGCACGGGCACACGGCGGTGCACGCGCTGCCGCCGCACTGCAAGCTGGTCGCCGTCCTGTGCTTCGTCCTCGCCGTGGTGGCCACGCCGCGCGAGGTGATGTGGGCGTTCGGCGTGTACGCGGTGCTGCTGGCGGCGGTCGCCGTCGCGGCCCGCGTGCCGCCGGGGCATCTGCTGAAGCGGATGCTGATCGAGGTGCCGTTCGTGGCGTTCGCGGTGCTGATGCCGTTCGTCGCCGAGGGCCCGCGCACGGAGGTGCTGGGCCTGTCGCTCTCCGAGTCCGGACTGTGGGGCGCGTGGAACATCCTGGCCAAGGGCACCCTCGGCGTCGCCGCGTCCGTGCTGCTGGCCGCCACCACCGAGCTGCGCGAGGTGCTGCTCGGCCTCCAGCGGCTGCGGCTGCCGCCGCTGATGGTGCAGATCGCGTCCTTCATGATCCGCTACGGCGACGTCGTCGCCGACGAGATGCGGCGGATGCGCATCGCCCGCCTCTCCCGCGGCTTCGAGGCGCGCGGCGTCCGACACTGGGGCGTGCTGGCCAAGTCGGCGGGGGCTCTGTTCATCCGGTCCTACGAACGCGGGGAGCGCGTGCATCTGGCCATGCTCAGCCGGGGGTATGCCGGGTCGATGCCGGTGATCGACGAGGCGACCGCCACCGGGGCCCAGTGGGCCCGCAGCGCTCTGCTTCCGGTATCGGCGCTGGCCGTGTGCCTGGCAGGATGGGTCCTGTCATGA
- a CDS encoding ABC transporter ATP-binding protein: protein MTVRDTDTPPEAPAAEPPSLEVHGLAYAYPDGHQALFGVDLTVPHGERVALLGPNGAGKTTLVLHLNGILTAGAGSVTVAGLPVEERNLAEIRRRVGIVFQDPDDQLFMPTVREDVAFGPAAAGLRGDELEARVREALERVGMEAYADRPPHHLSFGQRRRVAVATVLAGRPEILVLDEPSSNLDPASRRELAHILRDLDVTVLMVTHDLPYALELCPRAVVLSEGVVVADGGTQDLLCDETLMRAHRLELPFGFDPKTEAPPQGS from the coding sequence ATGACTGTGCGCGACACCGACACCCCCCCTGAGGCGCCCGCCGCCGAGCCTCCCTCGCTGGAGGTGCACGGCCTGGCGTACGCCTACCCGGACGGTCACCAGGCCCTCTTCGGGGTGGACCTGACCGTCCCGCACGGGGAACGGGTCGCGCTGCTCGGCCCGAACGGCGCCGGCAAGACCACGCTCGTCCTGCACCTGAACGGCATCCTCACCGCGGGCGCAGGCAGCGTCACCGTCGCCGGGCTGCCCGTGGAGGAACGGAACCTCGCGGAGATCCGCCGCCGGGTGGGCATCGTCTTCCAGGACCCGGACGACCAGCTGTTCATGCCGACCGTGCGCGAGGACGTCGCCTTCGGACCGGCGGCCGCCGGGCTGCGCGGCGACGAGCTGGAGGCGCGGGTTCGGGAGGCGCTGGAGCGGGTCGGCATGGAGGCCTACGCGGACCGGCCCCCGCACCACCTGTCGTTCGGCCAGCGCCGCCGGGTCGCGGTGGCGACGGTGCTCGCCGGGCGCCCGGAGATCCTGGTCCTGGACGAGCCCTCGTCCAACCTCGACCCGGCCTCCCGCCGCGAACTCGCCCACATCCTGCGCGACCTGGACGTCACGGTGCTCATGGTCACGCACGACCTGCCGTACGCGCTGGAGCTGTGCCCGCGCGCGGTCGTGCTCAGCGAAGGGGTCGTGGTCGCCGACGGCGGCACGCAGGACCTGCTGTGCGACGAGACGCTGATGCGCGCGCACCGCCTGGAACTGCCCTTCGGCTTCGACCCCAAGACGGAAGCGCCCCCGCAGGGGAGCTGA
- a CDS encoding VOC family protein: MSREASVTSVWPVLHYDDTNAALRFLVDVLGFAQHVAAPDDEGRIVHAELGWPGGGALVFGSTRHTDGVHGGMRAGTGAVYVVCNDVDGVHRRASAAGAEVVESPHETRFGSGVRTYVCTVKDPEGNLWTFGTYGGASS, from the coding sequence ATGTCCCGCGAAGCCTCTGTCACTTCGGTGTGGCCGGTCCTGCACTACGACGACACGAACGCCGCGCTGCGGTTCCTGGTGGACGTGCTGGGCTTCGCACAGCACGTCGCGGCACCGGACGACGAAGGGCGCATCGTGCACGCGGAACTGGGCTGGCCGGGCGGAGGCGCACTGGTCTTCGGCTCGACGCGGCACACCGACGGCGTGCACGGCGGCATGAGGGCCGGGACCGGCGCCGTCTACGTGGTCTGCAACGACGTGGACGGCGTGCACCGCCGGGCGAGCGCCGCCGGGGCTGAGGTGGTGGAGTCGCCGCACGAGACACGTTTCGGCTCCGGCGTGCGCACCTACGTGTGCACGGTGAAGGATCCGGAGGGCAACCTGTGGACCTTCGGCACCTACGGGGGCGCCTCCTCCTGA
- a CDS encoding dihydrofolate reductase family protein: MRLVVQEFLTLDGVSQGPGSPDEDTSDGFTRGGWFVPHLDEEFERLAGTWLGEADAFLFGRRTYQNFARDWPQMTDHPSARILNSLPKYVASQSLPAAEWNPSTVLSGDVPAQVADLKRRPGRELQVHGSARLAQSLLASGLVDTWRLVIAPVVVGQGRRLFPDGGAPAGLRLVSHRTTPSGLSVHVFDSTARVEYGTYGADA, encoded by the coding sequence ATGAGACTGGTAGTGCAGGAGTTCCTCACGCTCGACGGGGTTTCCCAGGGGCCGGGGTCCCCGGACGAGGACACCAGCGACGGCTTCACGCGAGGCGGCTGGTTCGTACCCCATCTGGATGAGGAGTTCGAGCGGCTGGCCGGCACCTGGCTCGGCGAGGCGGACGCGTTCCTCTTCGGCCGGCGCACCTACCAGAACTTCGCGCGGGACTGGCCGCAGATGACCGACCATCCCTCTGCCAGAATCCTGAACAGCCTGCCGAAGTACGTGGCTTCCCAAAGCCTCCCTGCTGCCGAGTGGAACCCGTCCACGGTCCTGTCCGGCGACGTACCCGCCCAGGTGGCGGACTTGAAGCGGCGGCCCGGCCGGGAACTGCAGGTCCACGGCAGCGCCCGGCTGGCCCAGTCCTTGCTGGCTTCCGGGCTGGTCGACACGTGGCGGCTCGTGATCGCCCCCGTTGTGGTCGGCCAGGGCCGACGTCTGTTCCCGGACGGCGGCGCACCGGCCGGGCTGCGCCTCGTCAGCCATCGGACGACACCCAGTGGCCTCTCCGTGCACGTCTTCGACTCGACGGCGCGCGTGGAGTACGGAACCTACGGGGCCGACGCTTAG
- a CDS encoding xanthine dehydrogenase family protein molybdopterin-binding subunit, with translation MTTLRPRAVGTPMERLDGPAKVTGTARYAFEQPVENPLYVHPLQSTIARGRVSAVDTEDAEACPGVACVLTHHDAPRLADTGDRELAVLQSGRVAFRGQFVGAVVAKTPETARHAASLVRIAYEVEPHDVELRADRDDLYAPDSVNPSYATDSDEGDVDGAMAGAPVTVDAVYTTPMEHNNPMEPHTTVAVWQPEGDVRLLLYASTQSVHGVRTTLAPLFGLEKDQVRVVSPHVGGGFGSKGMPHAHDVLAGLCAKAVPGRAVKLALTRRQMFTLAGHRTPTIQRLRLGADADGRLSAIAHEVVERTSTVKEFAEQTATGTRMMYAAPNRRTSHRLASLDVPVPSWMRAPGECPGFFALECAMDELAVACGLDPIELRARNDPPEDPETGRPWSGRRLVECLREGARRFGWDRRPTAPGTLREGPGGRELVGLGVASATYPYYEMPGSEAAIRYEGEDRWTVRIGAADLGTGTWTTLTQVAADALDAAPEDVTLLIGDSTLPAATVAGGSAGLASWGSTVIGAARAFRDQHGRDPDPGAEARSGMPQNPDRKTYARHSFGAHFAEVRVDADTGEIRVPRMLGVFSAGRIVNPRTARSQFLGGMTMGLSMALHEHAVMDPHTGHVVNDDFADYHIAAHADVCDMDATWLEEEDPHANPMGARGIGEIGIVGSPAAVVNAVFNATGIRVRDLPVTPDKLLTELQ, from the coding sequence ATGACGACACTCCGCCCCCGTGCCGTCGGCACGCCGATGGAGCGCCTGGACGGCCCGGCCAAGGTGACCGGAACCGCTCGCTACGCCTTCGAGCAGCCCGTCGAGAACCCGCTGTACGTGCACCCGTTGCAGTCCACGATCGCCCGCGGCCGGGTCAGCGCCGTGGACACCGAGGACGCCGAGGCGTGCCCCGGCGTCGCGTGCGTGCTCACCCACCACGACGCGCCGCGGCTCGCGGACACCGGCGACCGGGAGCTGGCGGTCCTCCAGTCCGGACGGGTCGCCTTCCGCGGCCAGTTCGTCGGCGCGGTGGTCGCCAAGACGCCGGAGACCGCACGGCACGCCGCCTCCCTGGTACGCATCGCGTACGAGGTGGAGCCGCACGACGTCGAACTGCGCGCCGACCGCGACGACCTGTACGCACCGGACTCCGTGAACCCGTCCTACGCCACGGACAGCGACGAGGGCGACGTGGACGGTGCGATGGCCGGCGCCCCGGTGACCGTCGACGCCGTGTACACGACGCCGATGGAGCACAACAACCCGATGGAGCCGCACACCACGGTCGCGGTGTGGCAGCCCGAGGGGGACGTGCGGTTGCTGCTGTACGCGTCCACCCAGTCCGTGCACGGCGTGCGCACCACGCTCGCGCCGCTGTTCGGGCTGGAGAAGGACCAGGTACGGGTGGTCTCGCCCCACGTCGGCGGTGGTTTCGGCTCGAAGGGCATGCCGCACGCGCACGACGTGCTGGCCGGACTGTGCGCGAAGGCCGTGCCGGGCCGGGCGGTGAAGCTGGCCCTGACCCGGCGGCAGATGTTCACCCTGGCCGGGCACCGCACGCCGACCATCCAGCGGCTGCGGCTCGGGGCCGACGCCGACGGGCGGTTGTCCGCGATCGCGCACGAGGTGGTGGAACGCACCTCCACCGTCAAGGAGTTCGCGGAGCAGACGGCCACCGGGACGCGGATGATGTACGCCGCCCCGAACCGCCGGACCTCGCACCGGCTGGCTTCGCTGGACGTGCCGGTGCCGTCCTGGATGCGGGCGCCCGGGGAGTGCCCGGGCTTCTTCGCGCTGGAGTGCGCGATGGACGAGCTGGCCGTCGCCTGCGGCCTGGACCCGATCGAGCTGCGGGCGCGCAACGACCCGCCCGAGGACCCGGAGACGGGTCGGCCGTGGTCCGGGCGGCGGCTGGTGGAGTGCCTGCGGGAGGGTGCCCGCCGTTTCGGCTGGGACCGGCGGCCGACCGCACCGGGCACCCTCCGCGAGGGCCCGGGGGGCCGGGAACTGGTCGGTCTGGGCGTGGCCTCCGCCACCTACCCGTACTACGAGATGCCCGGCTCGGAGGCGGCGATCCGCTACGAGGGCGAGGACCGCTGGACGGTCCGGATCGGCGCCGCCGACCTCGGCACGGGCACCTGGACGACCCTCACTCAGGTCGCCGCGGACGCCCTCGACGCCGCCCCGGAGGACGTGACGCTGCTGATCGGCGACAGCACGCTGCCCGCCGCGACGGTCGCGGGCGGGTCGGCAGGACTGGCGTCCTGGGGCTCGACCGTGATCGGCGCGGCCCGCGCCTTCCGCGACCAGCACGGCCGTGACCCGGACCCGGGCGCGGAGGCACGTTCCGGAATGCCGCAGAACCCGGACCGCAAGACCTACGCGCGGCACTCCTTCGGCGCGCACTTCGCCGAGGTGCGGGTGGACGCCGACACCGGGGAGATCCGCGTGCCGCGCATGCTGGGCGTCTTCTCCGCGGGCCGCATCGTCAACCCGCGCACCGCACGCTCGCAGTTCCTGGGCGGCATGACGATGGGCCTGTCCATGGCGCTGCACGAGCACGCCGTCATGGACCCGCACACCGGCCACGTGGTGAACGACGACTTCGCCGATTACCACATCGCGGCGCACGCCGACGTGTGCGACATGGACGCCACCTGGCTGGAGGAGGAGGACCCGCACGCCAACCCGATGGGCGCCCGCGGCATCGGCGAGATCGGCATCGTCGGCTCACCGGCGGCCGTGGTTAACGCGGTGTTCAACGCCACCGGCATCCGCGTCCGGGACCTGCCTGTGACCCCGGACAAGCTGCTGACGGAGCTTCAGTAG
- a CDS encoding xanthine dehydrogenase family protein subunit M: MIPFEYHRATDAEEAVATVAAHPHAVFLAGGTNLVDHMKLGVAAPHMLVDVSRLPLDGIEETPEGGLRVGTAVRNSDLAAHPLVRERYPALSRALLSGASGQLRNAATTGGNLLQRTRCRYFQDVTTPCNKREPGSGCSAIGGWDRNHAVLGASDQCIAVHPSDMAVGLLALDATVHVLGPDGARTLPLAGLHRLPGDAPERDTELAHGELITAVELPSANALTRRSTYRKVRERASYAFALVSVAAALDLDEAAGTVRDVRIALGGVAHKPWRAERAEEALRGAPAREEAFRRAAETELAAAQPREGNAYKVPLARNTMVATLRNLTEGRR; encoded by the coding sequence GTGATCCCCTTCGAGTACCACCGGGCCACCGACGCCGAGGAGGCCGTGGCCACCGTCGCGGCTCACCCGCACGCCGTGTTCCTGGCGGGCGGCACCAACCTGGTCGACCACATGAAACTGGGCGTCGCCGCACCGCACATGCTGGTGGACGTCTCCCGGCTGCCGCTGGACGGGATCGAGGAGACCCCGGAGGGCGGTCTGCGCGTCGGCACGGCGGTGCGCAACAGCGACCTGGCCGCGCATCCGCTCGTACGGGAGCGGTATCCGGCGCTGTCCCGGGCGCTGCTCTCCGGCGCCTCCGGCCAGCTCCGCAACGCCGCGACCACCGGCGGCAACCTGCTCCAGCGCACCCGTTGCCGCTACTTCCAGGACGTCACCACGCCGTGCAACAAGCGGGAGCCCGGCTCCGGCTGCTCCGCGATCGGCGGCTGGGACCGGAACCACGCCGTGCTGGGCGCTTCCGACCAGTGCATCGCCGTGCACCCCTCCGACATGGCCGTCGGCCTGCTCGCGCTGGACGCCACAGTGCACGTACTCGGCCCCGACGGCGCGCGCACGCTGCCGCTGGCCGGTCTGCACCGGCTGCCCGGCGACGCGCCGGAGCGGGACACCGAACTGGCGCACGGCGAGCTGATCACCGCCGTGGAGCTGCCGTCCGCGAATGCGCTGACCCGCCGCTCCACCTACCGCAAGGTGCGCGAACGGGCCAGCTACGCCTTCGCGCTGGTGTCGGTCGCCGCGGCGCTGGACCTGGACGAGGCCGCCGGCACCGTGCGGGACGTGCGGATCGCGCTGGGCGGCGTCGCCCACAAGCCCTGGCGCGCCGAACGGGCGGAGGAGGCGCTGCGCGGCGCACCCGCCCGCGAGGAGGCGTTCCGCCGCGCCGCCGAGACCGAACTGGCCGCCGCGCAGCCGCGCGAGGGGAACGCGTACAAGGTGCCGCTGGCGCGGAACACCATGGTGGCGACCCTGCGGAACCTCACGGAGGGAAGGCGATGA
- a CDS encoding 2Fe-2S iron-sulfur cluster-binding protein — protein sequence MEHRITLRVDGSERSVTVDARTTLLDALRERLGVTSPKKGCDHGQCGACTVLLDGRRQLSCLTFALAHDGDQVITAEGVGEALGDGGLHPVQQAFIEQDAFQCGYCTPGQVCSAVGMLDEAAAGHPSHVTDDLVPPETPGVPVPLDDDEIRERMSGNLCRCGAYVNIVAALRGTAVAPREAS from the coding sequence ATGGAACACCGGATCACCCTTCGGGTGGACGGCAGCGAAAGGTCCGTGACGGTCGACGCGCGCACCACGCTGCTGGACGCGCTGCGCGAGCGGCTAGGGGTGACCTCCCCCAAGAAGGGCTGCGACCACGGCCAGTGCGGCGCCTGCACCGTGCTGCTCGACGGGCGACGGCAGCTGAGCTGCCTGACCTTCGCCCTCGCGCACGACGGCGACCAGGTCATCACCGCCGAGGGCGTGGGCGAGGCGCTCGGGGACGGCGGCCTGCACCCGGTGCAGCAGGCGTTCATCGAGCAGGACGCCTTCCAGTGCGGCTACTGCACGCCCGGCCAGGTCTGCTCGGCCGTCGGCATGCTCGACGAGGCGGCGGCAGGCCATCCCAGCCACGTCACCGACGACCTCGTGCCGCCGGAGACGCCCGGCGTGCCCGTGCCACTGGACGACGACGAGATCCGCGAGCGGATGAGCGGCAACCTGTGCCGCTGTGGCGCCTACGTCAACATCGTCGCTGCCCTGCGCGGCACCGCCGTGGCCCCCCGGGAGGCGTCGTGA
- a CDS encoding serine hydrolase domain-containing protein, giving the protein MVDVQGAVADGFEPVREAFARNLTERGDPGAAVAVHVDGRRVVDLWGGTRNDSADGARAPGAEPAHGAGDPWEAGTATVVRSATKGVAATVLHLLHQRGRLDLDAPVGTYWPEFKAHGKEGVLVRHLLSHRAGLPVLDTPLTPAEALDGVSGPAALAAQRPVWEPGTAHGYHAQTYSWLLGELVMRMTGRSIGRWFAEEIARPLGLDLWMGLPDGERHRVATLRDVTAPPPPAAAGLRVRAKNTVLDAYRDPDSLTRRAFGAIDPLPDENDSAYRAAELAASGGIATARSLSRFYAALIGHVEAEDELPAVRSLFTAATLMQARSQESHGPDRVLVVGTRFGLGYMLHSPSSPMLGTGSFGHPGRGGSLALADPESGTSFAYVTRGTQPSVTSDPRAQALLRAVKSCPRR; this is encoded by the coding sequence GTGGTGGACGTCCAGGGCGCGGTGGCGGACGGATTCGAGCCGGTCCGGGAGGCGTTCGCACGGAACCTCACCGAGCGTGGCGACCCGGGTGCGGCGGTGGCCGTGCACGTGGACGGGCGCCGGGTCGTGGACCTCTGGGGCGGCACCCGAAACGATTCTGCGGACGGCGCCCGGGCCCCCGGGGCGGAGCCCGCTCACGGTGCGGGCGACCCGTGGGAGGCCGGCACAGCCACCGTCGTACGGTCCGCCACGAAGGGCGTCGCCGCGACCGTGCTGCACCTGCTGCACCAGCGCGGACGCCTGGACCTGGACGCCCCCGTCGGCACCTACTGGCCGGAGTTCAAGGCGCACGGAAAGGAGGGCGTCCTGGTGCGGCACCTGCTGTCGCACCGCGCCGGGCTGCCGGTCCTGGACACGCCGCTCACCCCCGCCGAGGCCCTCGACGGCGTCAGCGGCCCCGCCGCGCTCGCCGCCCAGCGTCCCGTGTGGGAACCCGGCACCGCGCACGGCTACCACGCGCAGACCTACAGCTGGCTCCTCGGCGAGCTGGTGATGCGGATGACCGGCCGGTCCATCGGCCGCTGGTTCGCCGAGGAGATCGCCCGGCCGCTCGGCCTGGACCTGTGGATGGGCCTCCCCGACGGCGAGCGGCACCGCGTCGCCACGCTCAGGGACGTCACGGCGCCCCCGCCGCCCGCCGCCGCGGGCCTGCGGGTCCGGGCGAAGAACACCGTCCTCGACGCCTACCGCGACCCGGATTCGCTCACCCGGCGCGCCTTCGGCGCGATCGACCCGCTGCCCGACGAGAACGACTCCGCCTACCGGGCCGCCGAACTCGCCGCCTCCGGCGGCATCGCCACCGCCCGCTCGCTCTCCCGCTTCTACGCCGCACTCATCGGCCACGTCGAGGCCGAGGACGAACTCCCCGCCGTCCGCTCCCTGTTCACCGCCGCGACGCTGATGCAGGCTCGTTCCCAGGAGTCGCACGGCCCGGACCGGGTGCTCGTCGTCGGCACCCGCTTCGGGCTCGGCTACATGCTGCACAGCCCCTCCTCGCCGATGCTCGGCACCGGCTCCTTCGGCCACCCCGGACGCGGCGGCTCCCTGGCCCTGGCGGACCCCGAGTCCGGCACCTCCTTCGCCTACGTCACCCGCGGCACGCAGCCTTCCGTCACCTCCGACCCCCGCGCCCAGGCCCTGCTGCGCGCGGTGAAGTCCTGCCCGCGGCGGTGA
- a CDS encoding glucose 1-dehydrogenase: protein MRRFEGYAALVTGAGRGIGQAVARRLTDEGARVMLADVDGERARRAAAPLDGAEAVACDVADSRSVAAAVAVTVERFGRLDVLVNNAYSCHPEPARIEDQDDEPWLRDLDVSLTGAFRCMRAAMPHLAAADGRGAVVSIGSVNGIADFGNHAYSAAKAGLGSLTRTLAGDAAPRGVRVNLVAPGTVHTPAWEGREDVLERAAREYPLGRVGVPDDIASAVAFLASRDAAWITGVTLPVDGGLLSGNQGLRRAMRGDEV, encoded by the coding sequence ATGCGACGATTCGAGGGATACGCGGCCCTGGTCACCGGAGCTGGACGGGGTATCGGCCAGGCGGTCGCGCGGCGACTCACGGACGAGGGCGCGCGGGTGATGCTCGCCGACGTGGACGGTGAACGCGCCCGGCGCGCGGCCGCCCCACTCGACGGCGCGGAGGCGGTCGCCTGCGACGTCGCCGACAGCCGGTCGGTCGCAGCCGCCGTGGCCGTGACCGTGGAACGGTTCGGGCGGCTCGACGTACTGGTCAACAACGCCTACTCCTGCCATCCGGAACCCGCCCGCATCGAGGACCAGGACGACGAGCCCTGGCTGCGCGACCTGGACGTCTCCCTGACCGGGGCGTTCCGCTGCATGCGCGCCGCGATGCCGCACCTCGCCGCGGCGGACGGCAGGGGTGCCGTCGTGAGCATCGGCTCCGTCAACGGCATCGCCGACTTCGGCAACCACGCCTACAGCGCCGCGAAGGCCGGCCTCGGCTCCCTCACTCGCACCCTCGCCGGGGACGCGGCCCCGCGCGGCGTCCGCGTCAACCTGGTCGCACCGGGCACCGTCCACACCCCCGCCTGGGAAGGACGGGAGGACGTGCTGGAACGCGCCGCTCGCGAATACCCGCTGGGGCGCGTCGGCGTCCCGGACGACATCGCGTCCGCCGTCGCCTTCCTCGCCTCCCGCGACGCGGCCTGGATCACCGGCGTCACCCTGCCCGTCGACGGCGGCCTCCTCAGCGGCAACCAGGGCCTCCGGCGCGCCATGCGGGGCGACGAGGTCTGA
- a CDS encoding DUF2267 domain-containing protein: MRDDEFLAHVRDHGQYEDQKEARTVTEAVLTVLAARVTADEAGDVAAQLPPPLDEPLRTGAGGERFDLDEFYRRVDGIVGPRSRTAEWDATAVLSTLPQAISPGAVRHLVTQLPDDFAPLFNRQAA; this comes from the coding sequence TTGCGTGACGACGAGTTCCTGGCGCACGTCCGCGACCACGGGCAGTACGAGGACCAGAAGGAAGCCCGCACGGTGACGGAGGCGGTTCTGACCGTGCTCGCCGCCCGCGTCACCGCCGACGAGGCGGGAGACGTGGCCGCGCAACTCCCGCCGCCCCTCGACGAGCCGCTGCGCACGGGCGCGGGCGGCGAACGGTTCGACCTGGACGAGTTCTACCGCCGGGTGGACGGGATCGTCGGGCCCCGCTCCCGGACCGCCGAGTGGGACGCCACCGCGGTGCTCTCCACCTTGCCGCAGGCGATCTCACCCGGAGCGGTGCGGCACCTGGTCACCCAGCTGCCCGACGACTTCGCGCCGCTCTTCAACCGACAGGCCGCGTGA